One genomic region from Shewanella aestuarii encodes:
- a CDS encoding ribonuclease E inhibitor RraB, with protein MKNDLELERVLNAFDEFEFEKKTTSDLKNARNKQQMAAYIESLDYSVRRLKLLQETINEIVDAKQSDLLKQEKIQTYKTKIINLAREYGTSYQEVLNVMARLRK; from the coding sequence ATGAAGAACGATTTAGAACTTGAACGTGTATTGAACGCTTTTGACGAATTTGAGTTTGAAAAAAAAACCACTAGCGATCTTAAAAATGCACGAAACAAACAACAAATGGCAGCTTATATCGAATCATTAGATTATAGTGTCCGTCGCCTTAAATTACTCCAAGAAACCATAAACGAAATCGTTGATGCAAAACAATCGGACTTGCTGAAACAAGAAAAAATACAAACCTATAAAACAAAAATTATTAATCTTGCGCGTGAATATGGTACCAGTTACCAAGAAGTGCTAAATGTGATGGCTAGGCTACGAAAGTAA
- the pgm gene encoding phosphoglucomutase (alpha-D-glucose-1,6-bisphosphate-dependent) encodes MAIHDRAGTLAIQQDLVNIPKLMSFYYRIIPNVEDVQQKVIFGTSGHRGSAFSASFNQNHIWAITQAVVDYRKAANITGPMIVGYDTHALSYAAFMSVVEVLTANQVKVLIQANDGFTPTPVVSQSIIAANKGKSTDLTDGLIITPSHNPPQDGGIKYNPPHGGPAEGNITKQIENTANAYLANHLNGVCKINYGVALQSGWLTEIDFIAPYVEGLAEVIDFEAIKKANLRLGVDPLGGSGIYYWQKIADKYGLDITLVNEKVDPTFSFMTLDKDGKIRMDCSSPYAMAGLLAYSEQYDLCVGNDPDYDRHGIVCPGFGLMNPNHFLAVAIDYLLTHRPQWSAELAIGKTLVSSAMIDRVCASLQRNCLEVPVGFKWFVDGLANNSIAFGGEESAGAAFLKRDGTTWCTDKDGFILALLALEILAVTGKTPAQRYQELTKQFGESFYTRIDSPISLKKKAKFEQLNAQSFIETELAGEEIIAILSHAPGNNAAIGGIKVTTANGWFAARPSGTEALFKIYAESFVSEQHLQDIVAQAQLMIDGALKN; translated from the coding sequence GTGGCTATCCATGATCGAGCAGGGACGTTAGCAATACAGCAAGATTTAGTGAATATTCCTAAGTTAATGAGCTTTTATTATCGAATCATCCCTAATGTTGAAGATGTACAGCAAAAGGTCATATTTGGTACTTCCGGTCATCGTGGGAGTGCATTTAGCGCTAGCTTTAATCAAAATCATATTTGGGCAATAACTCAAGCTGTGGTGGATTATCGCAAAGCCGCTAACATCACTGGCCCAATGATTGTGGGTTATGACACTCATGCTTTGTCTTATGCAGCGTTTATGTCTGTAGTTGAAGTGTTAACAGCTAATCAGGTGAAAGTATTAATTCAAGCTAATGATGGTTTTACACCGACTCCGGTTGTGTCACAAAGCATCATTGCTGCCAATAAAGGCAAATCTACTGATTTAACCGATGGCTTAATTATCACGCCGTCTCATAATCCTCCTCAAGACGGTGGAATTAAATATAATCCTCCTCATGGTGGCCCCGCAGAAGGCAATATCACTAAGCAGATAGAAAATACTGCTAATGCTTACCTTGCTAACCATTTAAATGGCGTATGTAAAATAAACTATGGTGTCGCTTTACAATCAGGTTGGCTAACAGAGATTGATTTTATTGCCCCGTATGTTGAAGGTTTGGCAGAGGTGATTGACTTTGAAGCAATTAAAAAAGCTAACTTGCGTTTAGGGGTTGATCCTTTAGGTGGTTCAGGAATTTATTACTGGCAGAAAATTGCCGATAAATATGGTTTAGATATTACATTAGTCAATGAGAAGGTAGATCCTACTTTTAGTTTTATGACTTTAGATAAAGATGGCAAAATCCGTATGGATTGTTCATCTCCTTATGCTATGGCTGGCCTATTAGCATACAGTGAACAGTATGATCTGTGTGTCGGAAATGACCCTGATTATGATCGTCATGGCATTGTATGTCCTGGTTTTGGCTTAATGAATCCAAATCATTTTCTTGCTGTCGCAATCGATTATTTATTAACCCATCGTCCACAATGGTCAGCAGAACTAGCTATTGGTAAAACCCTGGTATCAAGTGCAATGATCGATCGGGTTTGTGCAAGCTTACAAAGAAACTGCTTAGAAGTTCCTGTTGGCTTTAAATGGTTTGTTGATGGCCTTGCCAACAATTCTATTGCTTTTGGTGGTGAAGAAAGTGCAGGTGCAGCTTTTTTAAAACGAGATGGTACCACTTGGTGTACAGACAAGGATGGCTTTATTCTTGCTTTATTAGCGCTAGAGATATTAGCCGTAACAGGCAAAACACCTGCACAGCGTTATCAAGAGTTAACCAAACAATTTGGTGAGAGTTTTTATACCCGCATAGATAGCCCAATTAGTTTGAAGAAAAAAGCAAAATTTGAACAATTAAATGCACAAAGCTTTATTGAAACTGAATTAGCTGGTGAAGAAATAATCGCCATTTTATCCCATGCTCCAGGTAATAATGCTGCAATAGGTGGGATTAAGGTGACGACTGCTAATGGGTGGTTTGCTGCGAGACCATCGGGTACCGAAGCATTATTTAAAATATATGCAGAAAGTTTTGTGAGTGAACAACATTTACAAGATATAGTTGCGCAAGCACAACTGATGATAGATGGTGCATTAAAAAATTAA
- the earP gene encoding elongation factor P maturation arginine rhamnosyltransferase EarP, translating to MSLPSQQTNTRQQWDIFCVVVDNYGDIGVTWRLAKQLAAEYSIEVNLWIDDLNSFSHILARLNPELARQQFDGVNIFHWKAENLTHFSIGNVLIEAFACEIPSQIIESIVKLKQLTPSKVPIWLNLEYLSAEDWVEGCHGLPSFQACGLQKFFYLPGFTSKTGGLICEKNLFVERDAWQADHTNKMRLFQQLGLTGIKPEHQVISVFSYETPALLSLITYWQTCKSNIHVLIPKGKSLNSITSLLPCEIADLIVGQQISLGNVTLHVLPMTDQQGYDRLLWSCDFNIVRGEDSFLRAQWAAKPFIWHIYPQEDDYHLIKLQAFMQIYCDNLAPDLAKNWCELNLAFNQGNQITVANHWQRLDFTNLSFAQHVKKWPITAINDADLASRLVQFVKNS from the coding sequence ATGAGTCTGCCTTCTCAACAAACTAACACACGCCAGCAATGGGATATCTTTTGTGTTGTTGTCGATAATTATGGCGATATTGGTGTCACATGGCGGCTAGCAAAACAACTTGCCGCTGAATATTCAATCGAGGTTAATTTATGGATTGATGACCTTAACAGCTTTTCACATATTTTAGCTAGATTAAATCCAGAGCTTGCTAGGCAGCAGTTTGATGGCGTGAATATATTTCACTGGAAAGCTGAAAACCTTACGCATTTTAGTATAGGTAACGTGCTAATTGAGGCTTTTGCATGTGAAATACCTTCACAAATAATTGAATCGATAGTTAAACTAAAACAGCTTACCCCATCAAAAGTCCCCATTTGGCTGAACCTAGAGTACTTGTCAGCTGAAGACTGGGTTGAAGGTTGCCATGGTTTACCTTCATTTCAGGCTTGCGGATTACAGAAATTTTTCTACCTTCCCGGTTTTACATCCAAAACTGGTGGACTAATTTGCGAGAAAAACCTTTTTGTTGAGCGAGATGCATGGCAAGCAGACCATACCAATAAAATGCGCTTGTTTCAGCAATTGGGATTGACGGGGATAAAACCTGAACATCAAGTGATATCCGTTTTCAGTTACGAAACGCCAGCTTTGCTTAGCTTGATAACATATTGGCAAACATGCAAATCAAATATACATGTATTAATTCCCAAAGGTAAAAGTCTTAATAGCATTACAAGTCTACTCCCCTGTGAAATTGCAGATCTCATTGTCGGTCAGCAAATCTCATTAGGTAATGTCACCCTACACGTTCTGCCAATGACGGATCAACAAGGTTATGACCGGCTACTATGGAGTTGTGATTTTAACATTGTGCGTGGTGAAGACTCATTTTTACGTGCCCAATGGGCGGCAAAACCATTTATTTGGCATATTTACCCACAAGAAGATGATTATCACCTGATAAAATTACAAGCTTTTATGCAAATTTACTGCGATAATCTAGCGCCTGATTTAGCCAAGAATTGGTGCGAACTGAACCTAGCGTTCAACCAAGGTAACCAAATAACTGTTGCCAATCATTGGCAAAGACTCGATTTTACTAATTTGTCATTTGCACAACATGTGAAAAAATGGCCAATTACAGCAATAAATGATGCAGATCTGGCATCTCGACTAGTTCAATTCGTCAAAAATAGCTAA
- a CDS encoding putative 4-hydroxy-4-methyl-2-oxoglutarate aldolase codes for MLDLLPDLFDQYPTELHLISIPWQHYGNRPLFFGEVVTVKCFEDNSMVKAELAKPGHGKVLVVDGGGSTRRALLGDLIASCAVDNGWEGIVIYGCIRDVSTINTMNIGVKAIGTNPIKTDKRDIGDVGITLELNSTRVTNGMYIYADLNGVAVSRHALSIK; via the coding sequence ATGCTTGATTTACTTCCAGATTTGTTCGACCAATACCCCACAGAACTCCATCTTATATCAATCCCTTGGCAGCATTATGGTAATAGACCATTATTTTTTGGCGAGGTAGTGACCGTTAAGTGTTTTGAAGATAATTCAATGGTAAAAGCTGAATTAGCAAAGCCTGGTCACGGCAAAGTGTTGGTTGTTGATGGCGGAGGCTCTACAAGAAGAGCATTATTAGGTGATTTAATTGCCAGTTGTGCTGTTGATAACGGTTGGGAAGGTATTGTCATATACGGATGTATCAGGGATGTTTCCACAATTAATACCATGAACATTGGAGTAAAGGCGATTGGCACTAACCCAATAAAAACAGACAAGCGTGACATTGGCGATGTAGGAATTACTCTTGAATTAAATTCAACCCGTGTCACTAACGGTATGTATATCTATGCTGATTTAAATGGTGTCGCGGTTAGTCGTCATGCATTAAGTATTAAATAG
- a CDS encoding DUF2788 domain-containing protein yields MLNQYMEQIESIGLNLFFAAIFFFIGMAINDVLKQGKVPKFGRYVVWGVLFLGCAGFVTKGIIQVSWEGSGIG; encoded by the coding sequence ATGTTGAATCAATATATGGAACAGATTGAATCTATAGGCTTAAATTTGTTTTTCGCCGCAATTTTCTTTTTTATCGGCATGGCCATCAATGATGTGCTTAAGCAAGGCAAGGTACCCAAATTTGGTCGCTATGTAGTGTGGGGAGTCTTATTTTTAGGCTGCGCCGGATTTGTAACAAAAGGCATTATTCAAGTGTCCTGGGAAGGCTCAGGAATTGGTTAA
- a CDS encoding pyridoxal phosphate-dependent aminotransferase: MRPIIKSNKLDTVCYDIRGPVHKEARRLEDEGHRILKLNIGNPAPFGFEAPEEIVRDVILNLPSAQGYCESKGLFSARKAIVQHYQSQGIFGVDIEDIYIGNGASELIVMAMQGLLNRDDEMLIPSPDYPLWTAAANLAGGKAVHYRCDEESDWFPDLDDIKSKITPRTRGIVLINPNNPTGAVYSKQLIEDIIEICRQHNLILFADEIYDKILYDDAKHIPAALLSDDILTVTFNGLSKAYRAAGFRVGWMMLTGNLKAAKSYIEGLEMLASMRLCSNVPNQHAIQTALGGYQSINELILPNGRLTVQRDACYDLLNSIPGVSCKKPKGALYAFPKLDMKKFNLRDDERLVLDLLKSKKILLVQGSAFNWPEPDHLRVVFLPHKEDLTKALNEFARFLEDYRQ; this comes from the coding sequence ATGCGCCCAATTATCAAATCCAATAAATTAGATACTGTTTGCTACGATATCCGTGGACCTGTTCATAAAGAAGCTCGTCGCTTAGAAGACGAAGGTCACCGTATTTTAAAGCTGAATATTGGCAACCCTGCCCCATTTGGATTTGAAGCCCCAGAAGAAATTGTCAGAGACGTTATTCTCAATTTACCCAGTGCTCAAGGCTATTGTGAATCTAAAGGCTTGTTTTCTGCACGTAAAGCCATTGTGCAACATTATCAATCTCAAGGCATATTTGGTGTTGATATTGAAGATATCTATATTGGAAATGGCGCTTCTGAGTTAATCGTTATGGCAATGCAAGGATTGCTCAATCGTGATGATGAAATGCTGATTCCTTCACCTGATTACCCACTTTGGACCGCTGCAGCTAACCTTGCTGGTGGTAAAGCTGTTCACTATCGCTGTGACGAGGAATCAGATTGGTTTCCTGATCTTGATGATATTAAAAGTAAAATAACGCCAAGAACGCGCGGTATTGTATTGATTAATCCCAATAATCCGACTGGCGCTGTTTATTCGAAACAATTAATTGAAGATATCATTGAAATTTGTCGTCAACATAACTTGATTCTTTTTGCTGATGAAATCTATGACAAAATTCTTTATGACGATGCAAAACATATTCCTGCGGCTTTATTGTCCGATGATATTTTAACTGTCACTTTTAACGGCTTATCTAAAGCTTATCGTGCAGCTGGGTTTCGTGTCGGATGGATGATGCTTACCGGCAACTTAAAAGCCGCTAAAAGCTATATTGAAGGCCTTGAAATGCTTGCCTCGATGCGACTTTGTTCTAATGTGCCTAATCAACATGCAATTCAAACTGCTCTAGGCGGGTATCAATCAATTAATGAGCTAATTTTGCCTAATGGTCGCTTAACTGTTCAACGAGATGCTTGTTATGACTTGCTTAACTCTATACCTGGGGTTAGCTGCAAGAAACCAAAAGGTGCACTATACGCATTTCCAAAACTGGATATGAAAAAATTTAATCTAAGGGATGACGAAAGATTAGTATTAGATTTACTCAAGTCTAAAAAAATTCTTTTAGTACAAGGCAGTGCTTTTAACTGGCCAGAGCCAGATCATCTACGTGTGGTATTTTTACCGCACAAAGAAGATCTGACTAAAGCACTCAATGAGTTTGCTCGTTTTTTAGAAGATTATCGCCAGTAA
- the ybfE gene encoding LexA regulated protein — MAKETADRTTIDLFDSEKRRGRPRSNPLSREQQLKINKRNQIQRDRANGLKRIELKVSQDLYDALNQQALASNISRSQLIEQLLQQQIDN; from the coding sequence ATGGCAAAAGAAACTGCAGATAGAACTACCATTGATCTTTTTGACAGCGAGAAACGGCGTGGAAGACCCAGAAGTAATCCGCTCAGTCGTGAACAACAATTAAAGATCAATAAACGAAACCAAATTCAGCGTGATCGCGCTAATGGTTTGAAGCGAATAGAGTTAAAAGTATCACAAGATTTATATGATGCCTTGAACCAACAAGCTTTGGCCAGTAACATCAGTCGTAGCCAGTTAATCGAACAACTACTGCAACAGCAAATCGACAACTGA
- the fldA gene encoding flavodoxin FldA — MATVGLFFGSDTGNTEAVAKMIQKKLGKNMIDVKDIAKSTKEQIAEFDLLIFGIPTWYYGEAQCDWDDFFPELEQIDFNDKLVAIFGCGDQEDYAEYFLDAMGMVGDIVKDRGGIIIGHWPTKGYDFEASKGLVDDDHFIGLGIDEDRQPELTEERVDAWVKQIYEEMCLAELED; from the coding sequence ATGGCAACTGTAGGTCTATTTTTCGGTAGCGACACAGGTAACACCGAAGCTGTCGCCAAAATGATCCAGAAAAAACTGGGTAAAAACATGATCGATGTTAAAGACATCGCTAAAAGTACCAAAGAGCAAATTGCTGAATTCGACTTACTCATCTTTGGTATTCCAACTTGGTACTATGGTGAAGCCCAATGTGATTGGGATGATTTTTTCCCTGAACTTGAGCAGATTGATTTTAACGATAAGTTAGTTGCCATTTTTGGCTGTGGTGACCAAGAAGATTATGCAGAGTATTTTCTTGATGCTATGGGTATGGTTGGCGATATCGTTAAAGACCGTGGTGGCATTATCATCGGTCACTGGCCGACTAAAGGTTATGATTTTGAAGCCTCAAAAGGACTCGTAGATGATGATCACTTTATTGGTCTAGGTATTGATGAAGACCGTCAACCTGAATTAACTGAGGAGCGTGTTGACGCTTGGGTTAAACAGATTTACGAAGAAATGTGTTTAGCAGAACTTGAAGATTAA
- the efp gene encoding elongation factor P encodes MKTAHEIRPGNVIMLDGSPWVVQKTETTRSGRNAAIVKLKLKNLLLDSGTEQTFKGEDKLEDIILERLDCTYSYFADPMYVFMDEEYNQYDVEADNLGDAAAYIVDGMEDQCQVTFYNGKAISVELPVHIVREVIYTEPSARGDTSGKVMKPATITGGGTVTVADFVKVGDKIEIDTRTGEFKKRV; translated from the coding sequence ATGAAAACTGCTCATGAAATCCGTCCTGGTAACGTGATCATGTTAGATGGCAGCCCATGGGTTGTTCAAAAAACTGAAACAACTCGTTCTGGTCGTAACGCTGCAATCGTTAAGTTAAAACTAAAAAACTTGCTTCTTGATTCTGGTACAGAACAAACCTTCAAAGGCGAAGACAAGTTAGAAGATATCATTCTAGAACGTCTAGATTGTACGTATTCTTACTTTGCAGATCCTATGTATGTATTTATGGATGAAGAATACAACCAATATGACGTAGAAGCAGATAACTTAGGTGATGCAGCTGCTTATATTGTTGACGGTATGGAAGATCAATGCCAAGTGACTTTCTACAATGGCAAGGCTATTTCTGTAGAGTTACCAGTTCATATTGTACGTGAAGTTATTTATACAGAGCCTTCTGCTCGTGGCGATACTTCAGGTAAAGTAATGAAGCCAGCTACCATTACTGGTGGTGGTACAGTTACCGTTGCTGATTTCGTAAAAGTTGGCGATAAAATTGAAATCGATACCCGTACAGGCGAATTCAAGAAGCGTGTTTAA
- a CDS encoding alpha/beta fold hydrolase, which produces MNYAISGKGQPVILLHGLFGNLDNLKSLAKALENRFQVIRVDLPNHGQSPHWSCMDYPALAQAVIDLMNELSLKSAKLVGHSMGGKVAMATALLNPLKIDALVVADIAPVTYHPRHQTVFAGLTSLVLNHQTTRVSALNHLINAGIEESVAQFLLKNLQRTETGFEWKMNLTGLINSYDRIIGWQLQDCSTPSPYNKPCLFIRGGESDYVTADHREQILEQFPSANVKTLNGTGHWLHAQKPEIFNRIVAEFLAN; this is translated from the coding sequence ATGAATTACGCTATCTCAGGAAAAGGTCAGCCAGTCATTTTACTCCATGGACTATTTGGAAATCTGGATAATTTAAAGTCACTTGCTAAAGCCTTAGAAAACCGGTTTCAAGTTATTCGAGTCGATTTACCTAATCATGGTCAGAGCCCTCATTGGTCTTGCATGGACTACCCAGCACTGGCTCAAGCTGTGATTGATTTAATGAATGAGTTGTCTTTAAAAAGCGCCAAACTAGTAGGTCATTCTATGGGAGGCAAAGTAGCAATGGCTACTGCCCTCTTAAACCCACTAAAAATAGATGCACTTGTTGTAGCTGACATCGCCCCAGTAACATATCATCCTCGGCATCAAACGGTTTTTGCAGGGTTAACCTCGTTAGTACTTAATCATCAGACAACCCGAGTTTCCGCGCTAAATCATCTTATTAACGCCGGCATTGAAGAGTCTGTTGCTCAATTCTTATTAAAAAATCTACAGCGAACCGAAACTGGCTTTGAATGGAAAATGAATCTTACTGGTCTAATTAACAGTTATGACCGTATTATCGGTTGGCAGTTACAAGACTGCAGCACACCTTCGCCATACAATAAACCCTGTTTATTTATTCGAGGTGGTGAGTCAGATTACGTTACCGCCGATCATCGAGAGCAAATACTTGAGCAATTTCCATCTGCCAATGTTAAAACACTCAATGGAACTGGTCATTGGCTACATGCCCAAAAACCAGAGATATTTAACCGTATAGTGGCTGAATTTCTTGCCAATTGA
- a CDS encoding AsmA family protein codes for MKIIKWLVIAILLFFASIAIYLTVFFNINDFKPQVVEAVKKQTGRDLAINQDLSWSFFPTLGINIGAITFSNPASFNPVHMLEVNQATASVAFMPLLSKQVELKQLTLDGLTINLVTNKQGKTSFDGLHSTKPAATSDSAPDVTKTDQQAGLNGFAVGAVSLTNIQINLIDQQQDSKQSFKLNSFTLSQFMLGQVSDMAYEFEVQLPEITLTSTGSGQFKISQDQQNIIISELKMANLAKGDSLPNQALEANFTSDIAIDLGKQQMAIDLTAMKLLDIEVVAKVAVNYANAIPVIKADLDFGDIDLDSLLPKDDSQASTASTVPKEVVAEQEPDLSALKTLDVTVNLTAKSIKVSNLVTKNWQMKTRIKNGIVDINKLSAELYEGKLALNAKLDARNKVPSYQFENSLSGVQIRPLMTDLAEMDLLSGHANFTAKGNGKSLKPSSLKQNLLANGQFEITDGSLYGVNIPQMIRSAQKKLSGDLSASDVQELKTDFTSLTGTFSLKEGLFNNPDLAMSSPLIRINGKGGANILTEEIDYQLTTKIVGSLTGQGDSTSMAGIDIPLSISGSFKQPKFGLDTEALMKGQLKQEADKAKDKLKDSLFKKLGAF; via the coding sequence ATGAAAATTATAAAGTGGCTAGTCATTGCAATATTGTTATTTTTTGCCAGTATCGCGATATATCTTACCGTGTTTTTCAACATTAATGATTTCAAACCGCAAGTTGTTGAAGCAGTCAAAAAGCAAACTGGTCGTGATTTAGCAATTAATCAAGATCTCAGTTGGAGTTTTTTTCCTACTCTCGGTATTAATATCGGTGCGATAACCTTTAGTAATCCAGCATCATTTAATCCAGTGCATATGCTTGAAGTCAATCAAGCAACGGCGAGTGTTGCATTTATGCCCCTGCTAAGTAAACAAGTCGAGCTTAAGCAACTTACATTAGATGGTTTGACAATTAACCTAGTGACTAACAAGCAAGGCAAAACCAGTTTTGACGGTTTACATTCAACGAAGCCAGCCGCTACATCAGATTCAGCGCCTGATGTGACTAAAACTGATCAACAAGCGGGGTTAAATGGTTTTGCCGTCGGGGCCGTTTCGCTCACGAATATTCAAATTAATCTTATTGATCAACAACAGGATTCTAAACAGTCATTTAAGTTAAATTCATTTACGCTTAGTCAATTCATGTTGGGGCAAGTATCTGATATGGCTTATGAATTCGAAGTTCAATTACCGGAAATAACATTAACCTCAACTGGTAGTGGCCAATTTAAAATTTCACAAGATCAACAAAATATCATTATTAGCGAGCTTAAGATGGCCAATCTTGCCAAGGGCGATTCATTGCCCAATCAGGCATTAGAGGCCAATTTTACCAGCGATATAGCAATTGATTTAGGTAAACAACAAATGGCTATAGACCTAACTGCCATGAAGTTACTTGATATTGAGGTTGTTGCTAAAGTTGCGGTTAATTACGCTAATGCCATTCCTGTAATCAAAGCGGATTTAGATTTTGGTGATATTGATTTAGATTCCTTATTACCCAAGGATGACTCGCAAGCATCTACGGCGTCAACAGTTCCAAAAGAGGTTGTCGCTGAACAAGAACCAGATTTATCAGCACTAAAAACCCTTGATGTAACTGTTAATCTAACGGCTAAATCTATCAAAGTAAGCAATTTGGTGACCAAAAATTGGCAAATGAAAACTAGGATAAAAAACGGTATTGTTGATATTAATAAACTGAGTGCTGAGTTATATGAAGGCAAGTTAGCTCTCAACGCTAAACTTGATGCCAGAAATAAAGTGCCAAGCTATCAGTTTGAAAATTCGCTTTCAGGCGTGCAGATCCGGCCATTAATGACTGATTTAGCCGAAATGGATTTATTATCTGGCCACGCAAATTTTACAGCCAAAGGAAACGGTAAAAGTTTGAAGCCCAGCTCACTGAAACAAAACCTATTAGCGAATGGTCAATTTGAGATTACTGATGGTTCACTTTATGGAGTTAATATCCCACAAATGATAAGAAGCGCACAGAAAAAACTCAGTGGTGACTTATCTGCTAGTGATGTGCAAGAATTAAAAACAGATTTTACCAGTTTAACTGGTACATTTAGTTTAAAAGAAGGATTGTTTAATAACCCTGATTTAGCGATGTCTTCACCGCTGATAAGAATTAATGGCAAGGGTGGGGCAAATATTCTCACCGAAGAAATTGATTACCAATTAACCACCAAAATTGTTGGTTCATTGACTGGTCAAGGAGATAGCACATCTATGGCTGGTATTGATATCCCTTTATCTATCAGTGGTAGTTTTAAACAACCAAAGTTTGGTTTAGATACAGAAGCGTTAATGAAAGGTCAACTAAAGCAAGAGGCGGATAAAGCGAAAGATAAACTTAAAGACAGTTTATTTAAAAAGCTAGGGGCTTTTTAA
- the seqA gene encoding replication initiation negative regulator SeqA translates to MKYIEIDEELYRFIAGKTERIGESASEILRRLLNLPVEQVDEQRPEAISQPGFDALDANAREALFNKAKNIVEQLVTHRPKTLSVTNSEVLEPQVAQTSVPQSVSELKSIDSPLPEFNFDDLKDKKLISEQKGAVGRFMFLLSGLANLVGNDFNQVLKIQGKGRLYFACSKQELLDASQSANPKQIGSSGYWVTTNNNTAKKKRILTEALVLLGCDTEKAQSIANFI, encoded by the coding sequence ATGAAATACATTGAAATTGACGAAGAACTTTATCGTTTTATCGCTGGGAAAACAGAGCGTATAGGCGAAAGTGCTTCTGAAATTCTGCGTCGATTATTAAATTTGCCCGTAGAGCAAGTTGACGAGCAGCGTCCTGAAGCCATAAGCCAACCTGGTTTTGATGCATTAGATGCTAATGCCCGAGAAGCCTTATTTAATAAAGCTAAAAATATAGTTGAGCAATTAGTTACTCATCGTCCAAAAACATTATCAGTCACCAACTCAGAAGTCTTAGAACCACAAGTTGCTCAAACGTCTGTGCCGCAGTCAGTTAGTGAACTCAAATCAATTGATTCTCCTTTGCCTGAGTTTAACTTTGATGACTTAAAAGATAAAAAGTTAATTAGCGAGCAAAAGGGGGCCGTAGGTAGGTTTATGTTTTTACTTAGCGGTCTTGCAAACTTGGTTGGTAATGACTTTAACCAAGTACTCAAAATTCAAGGTAAGGGTCGTTTATATTTTGCATGCTCAAAACAAGAATTATTAGATGCAAGCCAATCTGCCAACCCGAAACAAATCGGTTCAAGTGGCTATTGGGTTACCACGAATAACAATACCGCTAAAAAGAAGAGGATTTTGACCGAAGCGTTAGTTTTATTGGGCTGTGATACAGAAAAAGCGCAATCTATTGCAAATTTTATTTAA